Proteins encoded within one genomic window of Bradyrhizobium sp. AZCC 1719:
- a CDS encoding ABC transporter permease, protein MLNFLARRIAQLIPTLFFVSILIFSLQQLLPGDPALVMAGEERDPDVIAQIREQYRLDQPVPVQYVYWVKGVLSGDFGESLRNKVPVRELIAQKLPVTMQLASMAIIIAFLIGIPAGIVSAVKKGTAWDYGANFFALWGISTPNFWLGIMLIFLFSIQLGWLPASGYVPLTENWRASIASTIMPAFVLGNAIAAILMRHTRSAMLQVLESDYVRTARAKGLLERSVILKHAMRNALTPVITLGALELGTLLSGAVLTEQIFSIPGFGKLIVDAVFNRDYAVVQGVVLTTATIYITLNLIADIAYVLVNPRLRT, encoded by the coding sequence ATGCTGAATTTCCTCGCGCGCCGGATCGCCCAGCTCATCCCGACGCTGTTCTTTGTCTCGATCCTGATCTTTTCGTTGCAGCAATTGCTGCCGGGCGATCCGGCGCTGGTGATGGCCGGCGAGGAACGCGATCCTGATGTGATTGCGCAGATCCGCGAGCAGTACCGGCTCGATCAGCCGGTGCCGGTGCAATATGTCTACTGGGTCAAGGGCGTGCTGTCGGGCGATTTCGGCGAGTCGCTTCGCAACAAGGTGCCGGTGCGCGAACTGATCGCCCAAAAGCTGCCGGTAACGATGCAGCTTGCGTCGATGGCGATCATCATCGCCTTTCTGATCGGGATCCCCGCCGGCATAGTTTCAGCGGTGAAGAAAGGCACGGCCTGGGATTATGGCGCCAATTTCTTTGCGTTATGGGGGATCTCGACACCGAATTTCTGGCTCGGCATCATGCTGATCTTCCTGTTCTCGATCCAGCTCGGCTGGCTGCCGGCATCGGGCTATGTGCCGCTGACCGAAAACTGGCGCGCCAGCATCGCCTCCACCATCATGCCGGCCTTCGTGCTCGGCAACGCGATCGCCGCGATCCTGATGCGGCATACCCGCAGCGCCATGCTGCAGGTGCTGGAAAGCGATTACGTCCGCACCGCCCGCGCCAAAGGGCTTCTCGAGCGCTCGGTCATTCTCAAGCACGCCATGCGCAACGCGCTGACGCCGGTGATTACGCTCGGCGCGCTCGAGCTGGGCACGCTGTTGTCGGGCGCGGTATTGACGGAGCAGATTTTCTCGATTCCCGGTTTCGGCAAGCTGATCGTCGACGCGGTCTTCAACCGCGATTATGCCGTCGTGCAAGGCGTCGTGCTGACGACGGCAACGATCTACATCACGCTCAATCTCATTGCCGACATCGCCTACGTCCTCGTCAATCCGCGGCTGAGGACCTAA
- a CDS encoding ABC transporter permease, which translates to MTDAALGAIKITTSDELESPARRALRRLVKRRGAVAGLVVIVTFMLLALFAPLISPYEPIATSWSLVRKPPSALHWFGTDELGRDILARVIYGARASLLAGAISVGIALSIGVPLGLLSGYRGGFIDALISRITDAMLACPFLILAIALAAFLGPSLGNAMIAIGISATPIFVRLTRGQVMSVKVEDYVEAARAMGNPRWRIALFHILPNIMPALLVQATLSIAAAIIAEAALSFLGLGQQPPAPSWGSMLNAAQRFLTNAPWMAVWPGLAIFLVVLSFNLVGDGLRDALDPRER; encoded by the coding sequence ATGACTGACGCTGCCCTCGGCGCGATCAAGATAACTACCTCCGACGAACTGGAGAGCCCGGCGCGGCGCGCGCTGCGCCGGCTGGTCAAGCGCAGGGGCGCGGTGGCCGGGCTTGTCGTGATCGTAACCTTCATGTTGCTCGCGCTGTTTGCGCCGCTGATCTCGCCCTATGAGCCGATCGCGACAAGCTGGTCGCTGGTGCGCAAGCCGCCTTCCGCGCTGCACTGGTTCGGCACCGACGAGCTCGGCCGCGACATTCTTGCCCGCGTGATCTACGGCGCGCGGGCATCGCTTCTGGCCGGCGCCATCTCGGTCGGGATCGCGTTGTCGATCGGCGTGCCGCTCGGCCTCCTGTCGGGCTATCGCGGCGGCTTCATCGATGCCCTGATCAGCCGCATCACGGATGCGATGCTGGCCTGCCCGTTCCTGATCCTGGCGATTGCGCTCGCGGCATTCCTAGGGCCCAGCCTCGGCAACGCCATGATCGCGATCGGCATCTCGGCGACGCCGATCTTCGTGCGGCTGACCCGCGGCCAGGTGATGAGCGTCAAGGTCGAGGATTATGTCGAGGCCGCGCGCGCCATGGGAAATCCGCGCTGGCGCATCGCGCTGTTTCACATCCTGCCGAACATCATGCCGGCGCTGTTGGTGCAGGCGACGTTGTCGATAGCGGCTGCCATCATCGCCGAAGCCGCGCTGTCGTTCCTCGGTCTCGGCCAACAGCCGCCCGCGCCGTCCTGGGGCAGCATGCTCAATGCCGCGCAGCGCTTCCTGACCAACGCGCCGTGGATGGCGGTCTGGCCGGGACTGGCGATCTTTCTCGTGGTGCTGTCGTTCAACCTGGTCGGCGATGGTTTGCGCGACGCGCTCGATCCGAGGGAGAGGTGA
- the cnbZ gene encoding 2-amino-5-chloromuconate deaminase CnbZ, producing the protein MTSDFPAGNYRFIPAVFQYSGGVAANPGFEIERVRFDKWLPLAEGFARIAKYIQAAGRPLTSFCACELRSPAAFTDEGFRNFNLHYVKTLSEWGVYDGTTNPVARSNVCPEIDPPAEPSFYAFSFTRPSQSPAPSFVIAGSGESQESNASYAERTVRYRDTSPDGIAEKVRYVAGVMERRMGEFGFGWKDATDVQTYTIHDFHHVFADALVRRGAARSGLTWHFARPPVIDLDYEMDCRRVMRELVI; encoded by the coding sequence ATGACAAGCGACTTTCCCGCCGGCAATTACCGCTTCATTCCCGCCGTGTTCCAGTATTCGGGAGGTGTCGCAGCAAATCCCGGATTTGAGATCGAGCGGGTGCGTTTCGACAAATGGCTGCCGCTGGCCGAAGGCTTTGCGCGGATCGCAAAATACATCCAGGCGGCGGGCAGGCCACTGACGTCGTTCTGCGCCTGTGAATTGCGGTCGCCGGCGGCATTCACCGACGAGGGATTCCGCAATTTCAACCTGCACTACGTCAAGACGCTCAGCGAATGGGGCGTCTATGACGGCACGACCAATCCGGTGGCGCGCAGCAATGTCTGTCCGGAGATCGATCCGCCGGCCGAACCGTCATTCTACGCCTTTTCATTCACGCGGCCGAGCCAAAGCCCGGCGCCGAGTTTTGTCATCGCCGGCAGCGGCGAGTCGCAGGAAAGCAACGCGAGCTATGCGGAGCGCACGGTCCGCTACCGCGACACAAGCCCGGACGGCATCGCGGAGAAGGTCCGCTACGTCGCCGGCGTGATGGAGCGGCGCATGGGCGAGTTCGGGTTCGGCTGGAAAGACGCGACGGACGTGCAGACCTACACCATCCACGATTTCCACCACGTCTTTGCCGATGCACTGGTTCGCCGCGGCGCCGCGCGTTCGGGTTTGACCTGGCACTTTGCACGGCCGCCGGTGATCGATCTGGACTACGAGATGGATTGCCGAAGGGTGATGCGGGAGTTGGTTATCTAG
- a CDS encoding efflux RND transporter periplasmic adaptor subunit, giving the protein MNIVTEHKISGKPITDKPHKRPVRMVRWLIIVGTLLALLVGGLVWFNYFRGKMIAQFFATMKPPPTSVNIATATTETIPNLLTAVGDLAAVHQVNVTSDVNGRITDIQFTAGASVKAGTPLVQLFDGPEQGDLANFKAQQRVAQLSLDRAKQLAERQVGPQATVDNAQAVFDQASAGIAKTEAIISQKLVRAPFDGELGVRRVEVGQYLTAGTQIVSLTDLSMLYANFTVTEKDSGQLKVGQIVRIAVDAYPGRTFEGKITTIEPQIAADTRNIRVQATIQNPDKILKPGMFATTTVVLPDKPPVVTVPETAVDYTLYGDSVYLLSEKKEEDGKTSLIATRTFVQTGKRLEGRAEVLKGLKEGDRVVAVGQLKLQSGAPVTISNDPVPAIPAKPPRY; this is encoded by the coding sequence ATGAATATCGTGACCGAACACAAGATTTCGGGCAAGCCGATTACCGACAAGCCGCACAAGCGGCCGGTCCGCATGGTGCGGTGGCTCATCATCGTTGGAACGCTGCTGGCCTTGCTGGTTGGCGGCCTGGTCTGGTTCAACTACTTCCGAGGCAAGATGATCGCGCAGTTCTTCGCGACCATGAAGCCGCCGCCGACCAGCGTCAACATCGCCACGGCGACCACTGAGACGATTCCGAATCTTCTGACCGCGGTCGGCGATCTCGCCGCCGTGCACCAGGTCAACGTGACCTCCGACGTCAACGGCCGCATCACCGATATCCAGTTTACGGCGGGCGCCAGCGTGAAGGCAGGCACGCCGCTGGTGCAGCTGTTCGACGGTCCCGAGCAGGGCGACCTTGCCAACTTCAAGGCACAGCAGCGGGTGGCACAGCTCTCGCTGGATCGCGCCAAGCAACTGGCCGAACGTCAGGTTGGACCGCAGGCGACGGTGGACAACGCCCAGGCTGTGTTCGACCAGGCCAGCGCCGGCATTGCCAAAACGGAAGCCATCATCTCGCAGAAGCTGGTACGCGCTCCCTTCGACGGTGAACTCGGTGTTCGCAGGGTCGAAGTCGGACAATATCTGACTGCGGGTACGCAGATCGTCTCGCTGACCGATCTGTCGATGCTGTATGCGAACTTCACCGTGACGGAGAAGGACTCCGGCCAGCTCAAGGTCGGCCAGATCGTTCGGATCGCGGTCGACGCCTATCCGGGCCGCACATTCGAGGGCAAGATCACCACCATCGAGCCGCAGATCGCGGCGGACACGCGCAACATTCGCGTGCAGGCGACGATCCAGAATCCGGACAAGATCCTCAAGCCCGGTATGTTCGCGACCACCACCGTGGTGCTGCCGGACAAGCCGCCGGTCGTCACCGTGCCCGAAACCGCGGTCGACTACACGCTCTATGGCGACTCGGTCTACCTCCTCAGTGAAAAGAAGGAGGAGGACGGCAAGACCAGCCTGATAGCGACGCGCACCTTCGTGCAGACCGGAAAGCGCCTCGAGGGCCGCGCCGAGGTCCTGAAGGGCTTGAAGGAGGGCGACCGCGTCGTGGCGGTGGGACAGCTCAAGCTGCAGTCCGGAGCCCCGGTGACGATTTCGAACGATCCGGTGCCGGCGATTCCGGCGAAGCCGCCGCGCTACTGA
- a CDS encoding TetR/AcrR family transcriptional regulator — MSTLRMTSDLRRQLILSAAKRCFARHGFAGTTTKSVAAAAAISEGLLFKHFPSKAALYAEILAEECEADPDFAHLLGQQPSTATLVELVKSMVGHFMEVSDGSDQEEAQRLRLMTTSHLDDGEFARLLYDKISGLIGPVFTASIERAVTAGDATRIGSDPLNLFWFAHHTVLMAALTRLPPVPCLSYGNAADLERQLCQFILRGIGLTEAAIASHLDGELSPNSGQSVTAESA, encoded by the coding sequence ATGTCTACCCTGCGCATGACCAGTGACTTGCGGCGGCAATTGATCTTGAGCGCCGCCAAGCGATGCTTTGCCCGTCACGGCTTTGCCGGCACCACGACCAAGAGCGTGGCGGCGGCTGCAGCCATTTCGGAAGGGCTGTTGTTCAAGCATTTCCCGTCCAAGGCCGCGCTCTATGCCGAAATCCTCGCCGAGGAGTGCGAGGCCGATCCGGATTTCGCGCACCTGCTCGGCCAGCAGCCCTCAACTGCCACACTGGTCGAACTGGTCAAGAGCATGGTTGGCCATTTCATGGAGGTGTCGGACGGCTCGGATCAGGAGGAAGCGCAGCGGCTGCGGCTGATGACGACCAGCCATCTCGATGACGGCGAATTCGCGCGTTTGCTCTACGACAAGATCTCCGGCCTGATCGGGCCGGTGTTCACAGCATCGATCGAGCGCGCTGTAACGGCCGGCGACGCGACGCGGATCGGCAGCGATCCGCTCAACCTGTTCTGGTTCGCGCACCACACCGTGCTGATGGCGGCGCTGACGAGGCTTCCGCCCGTGCCCTGTCTTTCTTACGGCAACGCCGCCGACCTGGAGCGGCAGTTGTGTCAATTCATCCTGCGCGGCATCGGACTTACCGAAGCCGCAATTGCTTCTCATCTGGACGGCGAGCTGTCACCGAATTCGGGACAATCGGTAACTGCAGAAAGTGCATGA
- a CDS encoding cytochrome P450, which produces MNLDARELAATFDLEKLTPEFYANPYPTYRALRESEPVKRLPNGSYFLTRYDDLVAAYKNTKAFSSDKKKEFSPKYGDSLLYEHHTTSLVFNDPPAHTRVRRLIMGALSPRAIAGMEPDLVRLVDRLLDAIAAKGKVDLIDDFAAAIPIEVIGNLLDVPESERDPLRDWSLAILGALEPVIGPDAFARGNKAVKDFLAYLEGLVARRRAKPGNPDRDVLTRLIQGEDNGERLTEKELLHNCIFLLNAGHETTTNLIGNGLVALLNHAGEKRRLIENPDLIKTAVEEMLRFESSNQLGNRMTVEPFELGGVAMPPGTPVTLCIGAANRDPAQFADPERFDIGRTPNRHLAFGTGAHQCAGMALARLEGAIAISRFLARFPDYALDGEPVRGGRVRFRGFLSVPCTVS; this is translated from the coding sequence ATGAATCTGGATGCGCGCGAACTGGCGGCCACGTTCGACCTCGAAAAGCTGACGCCAGAGTTCTACGCCAACCCCTACCCGACCTATCGCGCGCTGCGCGAGAGCGAACCGGTCAAGCGGTTGCCGAATGGGTCGTATTTCCTGACCCGCTACGACGATCTGGTCGCAGCCTACAAGAACACCAAGGCCTTCTCGTCCGACAAGAAGAAGGAGTTCTCGCCGAAGTATGGCGACTCCCTGCTCTACGAGCACCACACCACGAGCCTTGTGTTCAACGATCCCCCCGCCCACACCCGCGTCCGCCGGTTGATCATGGGCGCATTATCGCCGCGCGCGATCGCCGGCATGGAGCCCGATCTGGTCCGGCTGGTCGACCGCCTGCTCGACGCCATCGCCGCCAAGGGCAAGGTGGATCTGATCGACGATTTCGCTGCTGCCATTCCGATCGAAGTGATCGGCAATCTGCTCGATGTGCCGGAGAGCGAGCGCGATCCCTTGCGCGACTGGTCGCTGGCCATTCTCGGCGCGCTGGAACCGGTGATCGGCCCGGACGCCTTCGCCCGCGGCAACAAGGCGGTGAAGGATTTCCTGGCGTACCTCGAAGGGCTGGTGGCGCGGCGACGGGCCAAGCCCGGCAATCCCGACCGCGACGTGCTGACGCGGCTGATTCAGGGCGAAGACAATGGCGAGCGGCTGACCGAAAAGGAGCTGCTGCACAACTGCATCTTCCTGCTCAATGCCGGGCACGAGACCACCACCAACCTGATCGGCAACGGGCTGGTCGCGTTACTGAACCACGCAGGCGAGAAACGCCGGCTGATTGAAAATCCCGATCTGATCAAGACCGCGGTCGAGGAAATGCTGCGGTTCGAGAGCTCCAACCAGCTCGGCAACCGCATGACCGTCGAGCCGTTCGAACTCGGCGGCGTCGCGATGCCACCGGGCACACCTGTGACGCTGTGCATCGGCGCCGCCAACCGCGACCCCGCCCAGTTCGCCGATCCCGAACGTTTCGATATCGGCCGCACGCCGAACCGGCATCTGGCCTTCGGCACCGGCGCGCATCAATGCGCCGGCATGGCGTTGGCGCGACTCGAGGGCGCCATCGCGATCTCGCGTTTCCTCGCGCGCTTTCCGGATTATGCGCTCGACGGCGAACCGGTACGCGGCGGCCGCGTGCGCTTCCGTGGATTTCTGAGCGTACCTTGCACGGTCAGCTAA
- a CDS encoding Spy/CpxP family protein refolding chaperone, with the protein MAWLGPVFWPYAYSDIFNYTFWPHAYDPGYWAYAYDDFVDTVFWGTDSPYSAYARYPEPGAAVTDFRPGKRASVSQQALRQVCREPDEGVTAWPIASIVRAVQPTPEQRALLDELKAAAAKAADVFKDSCADSFAMTPPGRLRAMTNRVTATLDAVRIVRPALERFYNSLDDEQKARFNALGPNVGERSQQQPQQEANTQTERCGEPKSSLTQLPIERIEAVIHPAGKQKDALDLLSKATNDAVQKLQAACPDEVPLTPLGRLEAMEKRLEAMLQAAALVQPALDEFYATLSNEQKARFNTMPQVASQ; encoded by the coding sequence GTGGCATGGCTCGGCCCGGTGTTCTGGCCTTACGCCTATTCCGACATCTTCAATTACACGTTCTGGCCCCACGCCTACGACCCCGGCTATTGGGCGTATGCCTACGACGACTTCGTCGACACCGTGTTTTGGGGTACAGACAGCCCCTATTCCGCATATGCCAGATATCCCGAGCCCGGGGCGGCGGTCACCGATTTCCGACCGGGCAAGCGCGCAAGCGTGAGCCAGCAGGCGCTCCGGCAGGTGTGCAGAGAACCGGACGAGGGCGTGACCGCCTGGCCGATCGCGTCGATCGTGCGCGCCGTGCAGCCGACACCCGAGCAGCGCGCCCTGCTCGACGAGTTGAAGGCCGCCGCGGCAAAGGCTGCCGACGTCTTCAAGGATTCTTGCGCTGACTCCTTTGCCATGACACCGCCCGGTCGCTTGCGGGCGATGACGAACCGCGTGACGGCTACGCTCGACGCGGTAAGGATCGTGCGTCCGGCGCTTGAGCGGTTTTACAATTCGCTGGACGACGAGCAAAAAGCGCGCTTCAACGCGCTCGGCCCGAACGTCGGCGAGCGTTCGCAACAGCAGCCGCAGCAGGAAGCGAATACGCAAACCGAGCGCTGCGGCGAGCCGAAGTCCAGCCTCACGCAGCTACCGATTGAGCGGATCGAGGCCGTGATACATCCGGCGGGCAAACAGAAGGACGCGCTCGATCTCTTGAGCAAGGCGACGAACGACGCGGTCCAGAAGTTGCAGGCCGCCTGCCCCGACGAGGTGCCGCTCACACCGCTCGGACGGCTGGAGGCAATGGAGAAGCGGCTCGAGGCCATGCTGCAGGCAGCCGCGCTGGTGCAGCCGGCATTGGACGAGTTCTATGCCACGCTGAGCAACGAGCAGAAGGCGCGCTTCAATACGATGCCGCAGGTCGCAAGCCAGTGA
- a CDS encoding c-type cytochrome, translated as MLLSPSALPQAPQGAEGVSGQQAFNNACRTCHIMREGDNRLGPNLHKIVGRKAGSLPDYGFSSAMKEAGFVWDEEKLDRFIANPDEVVPGNSMKPYGGLSSSEDRKKIISFLAQSR; from the coding sequence ATGCTTTTATCGCCTTCCGCCCTGCCCCAGGCGCCGCAAGGCGCGGAGGGCGTCTCAGGACAACAGGCGTTCAACAATGCCTGTCGAACGTGCCACATCATGAGAGAGGGCGACAATCGGCTGGGTCCCAACCTGCACAAGATCGTCGGACGGAAAGCGGGATCGCTACCAGACTATGGGTTTTCCAGCGCAATGAAGGAGGCAGGATTCGTCTGGGATGAGGAGAAGCTCGATCGCTTCATTGCTAACCCCGATGAGGTCGTGCCCGGCAACAGCATGAAGCCGTATGGCGGTCTCTCATCGAGCGAGGATAGAAAAAAGATCATCTCCTTCCTTGCTCAATCACGGTAA
- a CDS encoding MBOAT family O-acyltransferase, with amino-acid sequence MTFISWQFGIFVAIVFAAYYLPALRAFQVQLLVFASLFFYGYGQPELLALLAVAVLGTYLFLILALRNRQLWLPAGIAFNLALLAFFKYKLLFIDPASPSLVDFAPLDFLLKLPLPIGISFFVFHNISLLVDLTRQKGAPPTLTGVFLYIIFFPQLVSGPITRAEMFMPQIKPKYFADIPFVEAAKWILTGFFFKLYVANNLNEMTSYMSFPLYETLQTQDRWLLVFLYSYQIYADFFGYSAIAIGLALLFGYRLPINFNLPYISTSFSEFWTRWHISLSTWLRTYLYVPLGGNRHGIWRTYLNLMIVMGLGGLWHGAGLSYLIWGLLHGLLLVLERPLLARLASIDFAVFRAARMTVVFVCVTMLWIFFKLPNFDHAVGYLTGMFTASTNPNPTKLFYNLALLYSLPVMIQHLGVRPLSEGKLRWAEPYLYGSMAALMYLEAGPETSFIYFQF; translated from the coding sequence ATGACTTTCATATCCTGGCAGTTCGGCATTTTCGTCGCGATCGTATTTGCGGCGTATTATCTTCCGGCGCTGCGAGCATTTCAGGTCCAACTGCTGGTGTTCGCCAGCCTGTTCTTTTACGGCTATGGCCAGCCGGAACTGCTGGCGCTGTTGGCTGTCGCGGTTCTCGGAACATATCTCTTCCTGATCCTGGCGTTGCGGAACCGGCAGCTCTGGCTGCCGGCTGGCATCGCCTTCAACCTCGCGCTGCTGGCGTTCTTCAAATATAAATTGCTGTTTATCGATCCGGCGTCACCCAGCCTGGTCGATTTCGCGCCGCTCGATTTTCTTCTGAAGCTGCCGCTGCCGATCGGCATTTCATTTTTCGTCTTCCACAACATCAGCCTCCTGGTCGATTTGACCCGGCAGAAGGGCGCGCCGCCGACGCTGACCGGCGTATTCCTCTACATCATTTTCTTTCCGCAGCTCGTTTCGGGTCCGATCACGCGCGCGGAAATGTTCATGCCGCAGATCAAGCCGAAATACTTTGCGGACATTCCGTTCGTCGAAGCCGCGAAATGGATCCTGACCGGGTTTTTCTTCAAGCTCTACGTTGCCAACAACCTCAATGAAATGACGTCTTACATGAGCTTCCCGCTCTACGAGACGCTGCAGACCCAGGATCGCTGGCTGCTGGTTTTTCTCTACAGCTATCAGATCTATGCGGATTTCTTCGGCTATTCCGCGATCGCGATCGGCCTTGCCCTGCTGTTCGGTTATCGTTTGCCGATCAACTTCAATCTTCCCTACATCTCGACCTCGTTCTCCGAGTTCTGGACGCGCTGGCATATCTCGCTGTCGACCTGGCTGCGGACCTATCTTTACGTCCCGCTCGGCGGAAATCGTCACGGCATATGGCGCACCTATTTGAACCTGATGATCGTGATGGGGCTGGGCGGCCTCTGGCACGGCGCCGGCCTCAGCTATCTGATCTGGGGACTATTGCACGGCCTGTTGCTGGTGCTCGAACGCCCCTTGTTGGCGCGTTTGGCGTCGATCGATTTTGCGGTATTTCGAGCAGCCCGGATGACTGTCGTTTTTGTCTGCGTCACCATGCTCTGGATCTTCTTCAAGCTGCCGAACTTCGATCATGCGGTCGGCTACCTCACGGGCATGTTTACGGCGAGCACGAATCCCAATCCGACGAAGCTGTTCTACAACCTGGCGCTACTCTATTCGCTGCCGGTCATGATTCAGCACCTTGGTGTTCGTCCGCTGTCCGAGGGAAAGCTTCGCTGGGCGGAGCCATATCTCTACGGCTCGATGGCCGCGCTGATGTATCTGGAAGCCGGTCCCGAAACGTCGTTCATCTACTTTCAGTTCTGA
- a CDS encoding sugar phosphate isomerase/epimerase family protein, with the protein MRDFSSDHRWLSLNTATVRKQGDLVAIIDACARHGIRAIDPWRDQVAAIGLERAVRTVRDAGLELSGYCRGGMFTADAAHRIEARDDNRRAVDEAKALGAPCIVLVVGGLPQYSRPGSAASKDIAAARTQVHDAIAEMLEYAREANMPLAIEPLHPAYAADRACVNTTKQALDICDQIDPQRTGALGVALDVYHIWWDPELMPQIARAGKDRLLAFHVCDWLVPTKDVLNDRGMMGDGVIDITSVRSAVEAQGFAGYSEIEIFSNEWWARPMDEVLQTCIARHRTVV; encoded by the coding sequence ATGCGTGATTTCTCGAGCGATCATCGCTGGCTGTCGCTGAACACGGCAACCGTCCGCAAGCAGGGCGACCTCGTTGCCATCATCGACGCCTGTGCGCGCCATGGCATCCGCGCCATCGATCCCTGGCGCGACCAGGTTGCGGCCATCGGCCTCGAGCGCGCAGTGCGGACCGTGCGCGACGCCGGCCTTGAATTGTCCGGCTATTGCCGCGGCGGCATGTTCACGGCGGACGCCGCGCATCGCATCGAGGCGCGCGACGACAACCGACGCGCAGTGGACGAAGCCAAGGCGCTGGGTGCGCCCTGCATCGTGCTGGTCGTCGGCGGCCTGCCGCAATATTCGCGGCCGGGAAGCGCGGCCTCGAAGGACATTGCGGCTGCGCGTACGCAGGTCCATGACGCGATCGCGGAAATGCTGGAGTATGCGAGAGAGGCCAACATGCCGCTCGCGATCGAGCCCTTGCATCCGGCCTACGCCGCCGACCGTGCCTGTGTGAACACGACGAAGCAGGCGCTCGACATTTGCGATCAGATCGACCCGCAGCGCACCGGTGCGCTCGGCGTTGCGCTCGACGTCTATCACATCTGGTGGGACCCGGAATTGATGCCGCAGATCGCGCGCGCGGGGAAAGATCGATTGCTGGCGTTTCACGTCTGCGACTGGCTGGTGCCGACAAAAGACGTCCTCAACGATCGCGGCATGATGGGCGACGGCGTCATCGACATCACATCTGTGCGATCAGCGGTCGAGGCGCAGGGCTTTGCCGGCTATTCCGAGATCGAAATCTTCTCCAACGAGTGGTGGGCAAGGCCGATGGATGAGGTCCTGCAGACCTGCATCGCGCGGCATCGCACGGTGGTCTAA
- a CDS encoding dihydrodipicolinate synthase family protein — protein MNKPVLPMSSLSLKLPTADRKIEDYRLAASRTFPAKLEGALNRVAFSAAHVVADPLADNDPWLTSAIDWDRTIAFREHVWDLGLGVAEAMDTAQRGMGLDWPTSLELIQRSVKAAKAKGNALVFSGAGTDHLAVEDAKSIDDVIRAYEEQIAAVEKAGGRIILMASRALAKLGRSADDYAKVYNRVLSQVREPVIIHWLGDMFDPALSGYWGTADLDKAMDTAVAIINANAAKVDGVKVSLLDKQREIDMRRRLDPKVKMYTGDDFNYAELIAGDEQGFSHALLGIFDAIAPAASYALSRLAAGDQAGFHDVLGPTVPLSRHIFKAPTRFYKTGIVFMAYLNGHQDHFTMVGGQESTRSTLHLAELFRLADKAGLLSNPELATRRMKTVLTTRGIEP, from the coding sequence ATGAACAAGCCAGTCCTGCCGATGTCATCGCTATCGCTGAAGCTGCCGACGGCGGATCGCAAAATAGAGGATTATCGCCTGGCGGCGTCGCGGACGTTTCCGGCGAAGCTTGAAGGTGCGCTCAACCGCGTGGCGTTTTCCGCTGCCCATGTCGTGGCGGACCCGCTCGCCGACAACGACCCGTGGCTGACATCCGCCATTGACTGGGACCGCACCATCGCGTTCCGCGAGCATGTCTGGGATCTCGGCCTTGGCGTTGCCGAAGCGATGGACACCGCGCAGCGCGGCATGGGGCTGGATTGGCCGACCTCGCTGGAACTGATCCAGCGTTCGGTAAAGGCTGCGAAAGCGAAGGGCAATGCGCTGGTGTTTTCCGGCGCCGGCACCGACCACCTCGCAGTAGAAGATGCAAAATCGATCGACGACGTGATCCGCGCCTATGAGGAACAGATCGCGGCAGTCGAAAAGGCCGGTGGCCGCATCATCCTGATGGCCTCGCGTGCGCTGGCAAAACTCGGCCGCAGCGCCGACGATTACGCCAAGGTCTACAACCGGGTACTGTCACAGGTTCGCGAGCCCGTGATCATCCACTGGCTCGGCGACATGTTCGACCCGGCGCTGTCGGGCTATTGGGGAACGGCCGATCTCGACAAGGCAATGGATACGGCGGTTGCCATCATCAACGCCAATGCCGCCAAGGTCGATGGCGTAAAAGTCTCGCTGCTCGACAAGCAGCGAGAGATCGACATGCGCCGTCGCCTCGATCCCAAGGTGAAGATGTATACCGGCGACGATTTCAACTACGCCGAACTGATCGCGGGCGACGAGCAAGGCTTTTCGCATGCGCTGCTCGGCATCTTCGATGCCATCGCGCCGGCGGCGTCCTACGCGCTGTCACGGCTGGCTGCCGGCGACCAGGCCGGTTTCCATGACGTATTGGGGCCGACGGTGCCGCTGTCGCGGCATATCTTCAAGGCGCCGACGCGATTCTACAAGACCGGCATCGTGTTCATGGCCTATCTCAACGGCCACCAGGATCATTTCACCATGGTCGGCGGGCAGGAGAGCACGCGCTCGACGCTGCATCTGGCCGAACTGTTTCGCCTTGCGGATAAAGCTGGGCTGCTCTCCAACCCCGAACTGGCGACACGGCGCATGAAGACGGTGCTGACAACGCGCGGCATCGAACCCTGA